CGCTCTTTAATTTTTTGATGGCGGAGATGATCTGGTTAAAATGGTCCAAATCGCTCACGTCCATCTTAAAATCACATATAGCCTGCATATCTGGCCTCGTATCAATATTGGCCTGAGAGATATTAACATCTAAAGAGGATATCACGTTGCTGATCTCAGCCAGGACACCTTTTTTATCCTGGCAGATAACCCTCATCTGCACTGGATAGGTATGTTTTTCCTTGATGTTCCAGGCAACATTAACGAGCCTTTCCGTATCCATCTCCTGGATGCTGGGGCAACTTACTGAGTGAATCACTACCCCTCTGCCCCTGGAGATGTATCCTGAAATCTCATCGCCCGGTATGGGATGGCAACATTTTGCGAACCTGACCATGACATCTTCGATCCCGGTCAGGGAAATGCCCATGGAATCAGAACTTCTCTTCTTTCTCTTTTCAGGAATGGTTTCATCGCCCTTTGCCTCATCCTCGGGTAAGAAATACTGAACGATCCGTTTGGGTGATACCCTCCCATAACCGACAATAGCCATCAGGTCGTCAGGTGAATTTATGGAATATTCCTCGTAGATTTTTTTGATTTCTTCGGATTTAATAATCTGACTCAACTTCAGATGGTGCCTTTTGCATTCGCTCTCCAGGAGGTCTTTACCGAGCGTGACACTCTTTTCTCTTTCCTCTGTTTTTATCCAGTTTCTTATCTTGGATCTGGCCCTCGAGGTAACGGCGTATTTCAACCAGTCCTTACTGGGGTGATGCCCTGCCTGGGTGATAATTTCAACGGTATCACCATTGGCGAGTTCATACTTAAGGGGCACAATTTTCCTGTTAACCTTGGCGCCGACGCACTGATGGCCAACATCTGTATGAATACTGTAGGCAAAATCAATGGGAGTGGCGCCTCTCGGAAAGGATTTCACTTCGCCCTTTGGTGTGAACACATAGACATCCTCCGGGAAAAGGGCCAGTTTTAAATTGGTCATGAACTCCCGGGGATGTTTCAGCTCCTGTTGAACCTCTAACAATTCTCGCAGCTTTTTGATCTGTTCCTCGTCGTCGCCAAGATAGGCATCCCGTTCTTCTTTGTATCTCCAGTGGGCGGCAATACCCCCTTCCGCCCACTCATGCATGGGCCGGGTGCGGATCTGAATTTCTACCCTCTCGCCATAAGGACCGATGACCGTTGTATGAAGGGAGCGATAATTGTTTGCCTTCGGCATGGCGATATAATCTTTAAAACGCCCCGGCACCGGTTTCCAGAGGGCATGGATAATACTCAACACTTCGTAACATTCAATTTCCTTATCTGAGTCGAGGATGATCCTGAAGGCGGTAAGGTCATAGACCTCATCGAAGTTGATCTGCTGTCTCTGCATTTTTTTATAGATACTGTAAAAATACTTTGCCCGTCCCTCAACCTCACAGTCAATGCCGAACCTGTCCATCTCCTTTCGTAAAATGGATTTTACTTCTGCGGTATATCTTTCTCTCTTCTCTTTTTTCTTTGTTACCCGCCTGGCCAGTTCATTATACGCTTCAAAATGGAGGTACCGGAAGGCCAGATCTTCCAGTTCTACCTGCATCCAGTAGATACCGAGGCGGTTTGCCAGTGGGGCGTATAACTCAAGCGCCTCTGTGGCGATGAATTGCTGTCTTTCAGATGTTTGAAATTCAAGGGTTCTCATATTGTGAACCCTGTCCGCCAGCCGGACCAGGAGTATCCTGATATCTGAAGACATGGCCAGGATCATTTTCCGGAAGTTTTCCGCCTGTCGTTCTTCCTGACTTCCAAAGGTAACCTTACTTATCTTGGTCAGTCCGTCTACAAGAAATGCGACCTCCTTACCGAAAGCTTCTTTTATCTGAGGAGGGTTGGTGAGAGTATCCTCTACCGTATCGTGGAGCAAACCGGTGACGATGGTTGCTGCATCTAACTTCATATCGGCAAGTATCCCGGCTACCTCCATCGGATGGGTAAGATAAGGCTCTCC
The window above is part of the Syntrophales bacterium genome. Proteins encoded here:
- a CDS encoding bifunctional (p)ppGpp synthetase/guanosine-3',5'-bis(diphosphate) 3'-pyrophosphohydrolase — translated: MLRITDILDKTQSYLSPEELEIIEKAYIFSASVHQGQVRLSGEPYLTHPMEVAGILADMKLDAATIVTGLLHDTVEDTLTNPPQIKEAFGKEVAFLVDGLTKISKVTFGSQEERQAENFRKMILAMSSDIRILLVRLADRVHNMRTLEFQTSERQQFIATEALELYAPLANRLGIYWMQVELEDLAFRYLHFEAYNELARRVTKKKEKRERYTAEVKSILRKEMDRFGIDCEVEGRAKYFYSIYKKMQRQQINFDEVYDLTAFRIILDSDKEIECYEVLSIIHALWKPVPGRFKDYIAMPKANNYRSLHTTVIGPYGERVEIQIRTRPMHEWAEGGIAAHWRYKEERDAYLGDDEEQIKKLRELLEVQQELKHPREFMTNLKLALFPEDVYVFTPKGEVKSFPRGATPIDFAYSIHTDVGHQCVGAKVNRKIVPLKYELANGDTVEIITQAGHHPSKDWLKYAVTSRARSKIRNWIKTEEREKSVTLGKDLLESECKRHHLKLSQIIKSEEIKKIYEEYSINSPDDLMAIVGYGRVSPKRIVQYFLPEDEAKGDETIPEKRKKRSSDSMGISLTGIEDVMVRFAKCCHPIPGDEISGYISRGRGVVIHSVSCPSIQEMDTERLVNVAWNIKEKHTYPVQMRVICQDKKGVLAEISNVISSLDVNISQANIDTRPDMQAICDFKMDVSDLDHFNQIISAIKKLKSVISVDRIRKP